The Pricia mediterranea genome includes a window with the following:
- the rseP gene encoding RIP metalloprotease RseP, whose product MSPILIKTIQFFLSLSLLIVLHELGHFIPAKLFKTRVEKFYLFFDVKFSLFKKKIGETVYGIGWLPLGGYVKIAGMIDESMDTDAMKEEPKSWEFRSKPAWQRLIIMIGGVTVNFILAFIIYVGLAYAYGDKYIPADSLKDGVAVTEKSIGDEIGIQTGDKILAVDGEKVKKFNDILMEIINGNTITIERDGQIIEQQIPVDFIETLIEDTDKARFIFYRTPFVIGEVAPDSQNKDSGLQPKDEVVAIAGQSITYFDQAKEILDRHRGEQIILDVLRDEGVRKEIPVMINDSAQIGVRIGGLTFEEMENKGLLRVETVNYTFLESIPAGVNKGVSTLTGYLKQLKKIFNPDTGAYKGVGGFAAIGGLFPDAWNWQVFWATTAFLSIMLAVLNLLPIPALDGGHVMFLLYEMITGRTPSDRFLEYAQMIGFFLLLALVLFANGNDLYRWLTGK is encoded by the coding sequence ATGAGTCCTATTCTGATAAAGACGATACAGTTTTTTTTGAGTCTTTCCCTATTGATCGTGCTCCATGAGCTCGGACATTTTATCCCCGCCAAACTGTTCAAGACCCGGGTCGAGAAGTTCTATCTCTTCTTCGATGTCAAATTCTCCCTGTTCAAAAAGAAAATCGGGGAAACTGTCTATGGTATCGGATGGCTGCCCTTGGGCGGTTACGTCAAGATTGCCGGCATGATCGATGAGAGTATGGACACCGATGCGATGAAGGAGGAGCCCAAGTCATGGGAGTTTCGCAGCAAACCGGCCTGGCAGCGATTGATCATCATGATCGGGGGCGTCACGGTCAATTTTATTTTGGCTTTTATCATTTATGTCGGATTGGCCTATGCCTATGGGGATAAATATATACCGGCGGATAGCCTGAAGGATGGGGTCGCGGTTACCGAAAAAAGTATCGGGGACGAAATCGGGATACAGACCGGGGACAAAATTTTGGCGGTGGACGGGGAAAAGGTCAAAAAGTTCAACGATATCCTAATGGAAATCATTAATGGGAACACCATTACGATTGAACGGGATGGCCAGATTATCGAGCAACAAATCCCGGTGGATTTCATCGAGACGCTCATCGAAGACACGGATAAGGCCCGTTTCATTTTTTATAGAACTCCTTTCGTGATCGGAGAGGTCGCCCCTGATTCCCAGAACAAGGACTCGGGCCTGCAACCGAAAGACGAGGTCGTGGCGATTGCTGGTCAAAGCATTACCTATTTCGATCAGGCCAAGGAGATTTTAGACCGACATCGCGGCGAACAAATTATCCTTGACGTGCTGCGCGACGAGGGGGTCAGAAAAGAAATTCCGGTGATGATTAATGATTCCGCCCAAATCGGGGTCCGGATCGGCGGATTGACCTTCGAGGAGATGGAGAACAAGGGATTGCTTCGGGTGGAAACCGTGAACTATACCTTTTTGGAATCCATTCCCGCTGGCGTCAACAAGGGGGTGAGCACGTTGACGGGCTATTTAAAGCAGCTCAAGAAAATATTCAATCCCGATACGGGCGCCTACAAGGGTGTTGGTGGTTTCGCGGCCATTGGCGGTCTTTTCCCCGATGCCTGGAACTGGCAGGTATTCTGGGCCACTACAGCCTTTCTGTCCATCATGCTGGCCGTCTTGAACCTCTTGCCCATTCCCGCGCTGGACGGCGGACACGTCATGTTTTTGCTATATGAAATGATTACTGGAAGAACCCCGAGCGATAGATTTTTGGAATACGCCCAAATGATCGGTTTCTTTTTATTGTTGGCCTTGGTCCTCTTCGCTAACGGGAATGATCTGTATCGATGGCTGACAGGAAAATAG
- a CDS encoding SCO family protein, which produces MRSFFAKYRLFFIFFFCLCAVIVYLFYNALQPQERLTVYQPSMVNPELVDSTMQYKRKYHTVADFSLTNQNGETVTQEDYRDKIYVADFFFTTCPTICPIMTMNMVDIQERVKNDPDVLLLSHSVTPKIDSVAQLKKYALEKGVDDSKWNLVTGDKKQIYELARKSYLAVKEDGDGGPFDMIHTENFILVDKQRRIRGFYDGTKREDVNELMKDLEILKASYRKGEEH; this is translated from the coding sequence ATGCGTTCTTTTTTTGCCAAATACCGGCTGTTCTTCATTTTTTTCTTCTGTCTTTGCGCGGTCATCGTTTATCTTTTCTACAACGCCTTACAGCCCCAAGAAAGGCTGACCGTGTACCAACCTTCCATGGTCAATCCCGAGTTGGTCGATAGTACCATGCAATACAAAAGAAAATACCACACCGTTGCCGACTTTTCCCTAACGAACCAGAACGGGGAGACGGTGACCCAAGAGGATTACAGGGATAAGATCTACGTCGCCGATTTCTTCTTCACCACCTGCCCGACCATCTGTCCCATCATGACCATGAACATGGTAGATATCCAGGAACGTGTGAAAAATGACCCCGATGTGCTGCTATTATCTCATTCTGTAACTCCCAAAATCGATTCCGTCGCCCAGCTTAAGAAGTATGCTTTGGAAAAAGGGGTCGACGACAGCAAATGGAACCTGGTCACGGGAGACAAAAAACAGATTTATGAGCTGGCCCGGAAATCGTATCTGGCGGTCAAGGAGGATGGCGATGGCGGCCCCTTCGATATGATCCACACCGAAAATTTTATTTTGGTGGACAAACAGCGCCGTATTCGCGGGTTCTACGATGGTACAAAGCGAGAGGATGTCAATGAGTTGATGAAGGATCTCGAAATATTGAAAGCGTCATACCGGAAAGGGGAAGAGCATTAG
- a CDS encoding FeoA family protein, whose protein sequence is MSMTVAQLKRGQKGIIREFAEINLPIKLLELGCLPGNMVELVQIAPFNDPIYVNVNGCHIAIRRETARLIELDIFDDLSAL, encoded by the coding sequence ATTTCCATGACGGTAGCACAGCTGAAAAGAGGACAAAAGGGTATTATCAGGGAATTTGCCGAAATCAACCTGCCCATAAAACTACTTGAACTGGGCTGCCTACCCGGCAATATGGTCGAACTCGTACAGATTGCACCCTTTAACGACCCTATCTACGTCAATGTCAACGGATGTCATATCGCGATCCGTAGGGAAACCGCCCGGCTTATCGAGCTCGATATCTTCGATGACCTCAGCGCGCTATGA